The following are encoded together in the Bradymonas sediminis genome:
- a CDS encoding AAA family ATPase: MSLYFLELDIVLDIRPHRTTAYLFGEDSLAAVADTPEEAVDRMEQLVEKVAEAEPWRFRHNISSSEQGGAKKEAAAKPPIQMRTMKVSIPVGQRRRLFQATLNLLVATRWVKKSAPKPGENPAGKGDGATFFRDYLEVFLPEVPLQFEVADTDQLELAIREHLCQYYMVDQRLDELSEFLQPAEGSELAADARFEKRTFEAYPLKIRIEAAPSVQVNDQENSAPTLEAVGEPLHVRLAKKDAPRAFERKAEVDTLLNYLSDEWERSVLLVGPPGVGKTAIVYDAVGRMLSAKGKGRDARAVAALSDTKVWQISGGRLMAGMRYLGEWQERVIEVIAEARRTGAILFADNLVELLEASGNEKYANGIPGLLLPHILSGDLVLVSEARPEQLAHIEQRQPSFLRALRRLPVEAMSPAQTDAVLERVSFRLGREHGVRLSAATRQRIIELTGRFPNASGYPGPAVDLAERMARTHRTRGVQAESEDRPELQPEHAIEAFASQTGLPRELLDAAADFDVSRVEKFFGDAIFDQPDAVAAMVDLVAVIRAGLNPPKRPFGSYFFLGPTGVGKTQTALTLARYLFGSEERMVRFDMSEFQDPWSAARLVGRYKGEQGALVRKVREQPFQVILLDEIEKAHSSVFDLLLQVMGEGRITDALGQTVSMTGSVIIMTSNLGSEGPESFGFDAAGPDAAAKRQLAERQHFRSAVEAFFRPEFVGRIDRIIAFDSLGRGTARRLVERALEEALSREGLKRRNIQVRVADPVIEYLIRVGFDERYGARPLRQVVESHITAILANTVSAESGLRDATLEFRMVDGLPSLEQV; this comes from the coding sequence ATGAGCCTGTATTTCCTCGAACTCGATATCGTGCTGGATATCCGCCCTCATCGCACCACCGCGTATCTCTTCGGCGAGGACTCGCTGGCGGCGGTCGCGGACACGCCCGAGGAGGCGGTGGACCGCATGGAACAGCTCGTCGAGAAGGTCGCCGAGGCCGAGCCCTGGCGCTTTCGGCATAATATCTCGTCGTCGGAGCAGGGTGGGGCAAAAAAAGAGGCGGCCGCCAAGCCCCCGATTCAGATGCGCACCATGAAGGTGAGCATCCCGGTGGGGCAGCGGCGTCGGCTTTTTCAGGCGACTTTGAACCTGTTGGTTGCCACGCGTTGGGTCAAAAAGTCGGCGCCAAAGCCCGGCGAGAACCCGGCAGGCAAGGGCGATGGCGCGACGTTTTTTCGGGACTACCTGGAGGTCTTTTTGCCCGAGGTCCCGCTGCAATTCGAGGTCGCCGACACCGACCAACTCGAGTTGGCCATCCGCGAGCACCTTTGCCAATATTATATGGTCGACCAACGCCTCGATGAGCTCTCCGAGTTTTTGCAGCCCGCCGAGGGGTCGGAGTTGGCCGCAGACGCGCGCTTTGAGAAGCGCACCTTCGAGGCATATCCGCTCAAGATCCGAATCGAAGCCGCGCCGTCGGTGCAAGTAAATGACCAGGAAAACTCCGCGCCGACCCTGGAAGCTGTGGGTGAGCCGCTGCACGTACGCCTGGCAAAAAAGGACGCGCCGCGCGCGTTTGAGCGCAAGGCCGAGGTCGACACTTTGCTCAATTATCTCTCCGATGAGTGGGAGCGAAGTGTTCTTCTGGTCGGGCCACCCGGGGTCGGAAAGACCGCCATCGTCTACGACGCGGTCGGGCGGATGCTCTCGGCCAAGGGCAAGGGGCGCGACGCCCGCGCGGTGGCGGCTTTGTCGGACACCAAGGTCTGGCAGATCAGCGGCGGGCGCCTGATGGCGGGGATGCGCTACCTGGGGGAATGGCAGGAGCGGGTGATCGAGGTGATCGCCGAGGCGCGGCGCACCGGCGCCATCTTATTCGCCGACAACCTGGTCGAGCTTTTGGAGGCGTCGGGCAACGAAAAATACGCCAACGGAATCCCGGGGCTGCTCTTGCCGCATATTCTGTCGGGCGACCTGGTGCTGGTGAGCGAGGCGCGCCCCGAGCAGCTCGCCCATATCGAGCAGCGCCAGCCGAGTTTTTTGCGCGCGCTGCGCCGGCTGCCGGTCGAGGCGATGTCGCCGGCGCAGACCGACGCGGTGCTGGAGCGCGTGAGCTTTCGCCTCGGGCGCGAGCACGGTGTTCGCCTGTCGGCCGCGACGCGCCAGCGCATCATCGAGCTCACCGGGCGCTTCCCGAACGCCTCGGGCTATCCCGGGCCGGCGGTTGACCTGGCCGAGCGCATGGCCAGGACCCATCGTACGCGCGGCGTCCAGGCCGAGAGCGAAGACCGCCCCGAACTTCAGCCCGAGCACGCCATCGAGGCCTTCGCCTCGCAGACCGGCTTGCCGCGCGAATTGCTCGACGCCGCCGCCGACTTCGACGTCTCACGCGTCGAAAAGTTCTTCGGCGATGCCATCTTCGACCAGCCCGACGCGGTCGCCGCGATGGTCGACCTGGTCGCGGTGATTCGCGCCGGGCTCAATCCCCCGAAGCGCCCCTTCGGGAGCTATTTTTTCCTCGGCCCCACCGGCGTCGGAAAGACCCAGACCGCGCTGACGCTGGCGCGCTACCTATTCGGCAGCGAAGAGCGCATGGTGCGCTTTGATATGAGCGAGTTTCAGGACCCCTGGTCGGCCGCGCGCCTGGTCGGGCGCTATAAGGGCGAGCAGGGCGCGCTGGTGCGAAAAGTGCGGGAGCAACCCTTTCAGGTCATCCTGCTCGATGAGATCGAGAAGGCCCACTCCAGCGTCTTCGACCTGCTCCTGCAGGTCATGGGCGAGGGGCGAATCACCGACGCGCTGGGCCAAACGGTCTCCATGACCGGCTCGGTCATCATCATGACCTCCAACCTGGGCAGCGAGGGCCCGGAGTCCTTTGGCTTTGACGCCGCCGGGCCCGACGCCGCCGCCAAGCGCCAGCTCGCCGAGCGCCAACATTTCCGCAGCGCGGTCGAGGCGTTTTTTCGCCCGGAATTTGTCGGCCGCATCGACCGCATTATTGCCTTCGACTCGCTGGGCCGCGGCACCGCGCGCCGCCTGGTCGAGCGCGCCCTCGAAGAGGCCTTGAGCCGCGAAGGGCTCAAGCGCCGAAATATCCAGGTCCGCGTGGCCGACCCGGTCATCGAATACCTGATCCGCGTGGGCTTCGACGAGCGCTACGGCGCCCGTCCCCTGCGCCAGGTGGTCGAGAGTCATATCACTGCCATCCTCGCCAATACCGTCTCGGCCGAATCCGGCCTTCGCGACGCCACCCTCGAGTTTCGCATGGTCGACGGTCTGCCGTCGCTTGAGCAGGTGTGA
- a CDS encoding AAA family ATPase gives MKLTLSIYVAQPQKGHFRASIPWVNLLAHPVEGSSPARLKEELMFRALEMVHGGIAPGDLHSLLGPKNPQMLNFWVDLHRRIDPDRPPVRMGTWTHVIAGRLPGDDLIHVWIPLLPGACFAVERMDDVYEGLCAWAEQWAEANHISDFSVLTAEYPARMETIEVDLGFPSVDSRDDDEDRPAGRMRRPEALSKVATNLTHHADDKSLRRAYGRQEIIDELVEVMTAERASHICLVGPKGAGKSALIEEAARQTLEMQRAYQQRRDIWQTSGDRIIAGMSIIGQWEQRAEALCSELEARNDVLAVDDLLGLVRAGRTYQGDSSVARFIEPYLEQGRFSVIAEATEATFEAARGEAAGFVDRFRRIQVPALEADPTITILNELVRALEAQQRVRFTPDAVESIVRLSARYFRQEAFPGKAIRLARQCFSAGVRKLSDASEYEVRIDPQWVAEVVHRQTGLPMRLLVPGQGREPAEVERAFVSRVFDQPQATEVLSALIVATEQGLCDPKRPLGSFLLIGPSGVGKTETAKALAEDLFGGRDRLVRFDMSEFSEASASTRLIGTTHEPDGELTGRVRIQPFCVLLFDEIEKSHPMALDLLLQLLGDGRLSDAAGRTVDFSNTVVLMTSNLGAGSEDRWLGFSPTSEKDRQLHYRRAAQQFFRPELFNRIDRVIPYQPLSARTLKRIAQRTLRELLERRGLRQGRVMVDVDRRLVEHLVGDTVDRRYGARTLSHRIEQRLITPLARMLAGHDPNKKGLTRALLGVDGVGELDLKLLQLNEAARVELRPVGVELFVDHSDGDSLEGAADRLQTRLEYLIQGLEALEASPQRAQVDRDYVEALNELNARAANGAQLGDEPLAHEIAERVRQREIFRQRLRELRQRIEGLVDPEQTGAWEMPDLESFDKPRLHRWNELVDQIFGELSWSRTQALSLAAAPADQATLIVEGLSGNTADILAHWQRWMRALAQGLNINMAEAAWTSDGWKEAGADLAQVSALAFSAEHPGIRAAFEALAGYMWAPMPASHGHHGLALLSAESAGSSENSLLLRHLEAREDSATPGERFDVEFVLENSQLSQPRLATRRALPPARANASDFAKRLVFERLALNFENASLESE, from the coding sequence CCTGATTCATGTGTGGATTCCGCTGCTGCCCGGGGCCTGCTTCGCCGTGGAGCGCATGGACGATGTCTATGAGGGGCTGTGCGCGTGGGCGGAGCAATGGGCTGAGGCGAATCATATCAGTGATTTTTCGGTGCTCACCGCGGAGTATCCCGCGCGCATGGAGACCATTGAGGTCGATCTTGGCTTCCCGTCGGTGGACTCGCGCGACGATGACGAAGATCGCCCCGCGGGCCGCATGCGCCGACCCGAAGCGCTGTCGAAGGTCGCGACAAACCTCACCCATCACGCCGATGATAAGAGCCTTCGGCGCGCCTACGGGCGCCAGGAGATCATCGACGAATTGGTCGAGGTGATGACCGCCGAGCGCGCGTCGCATATCTGCCTGGTCGGGCCCAAGGGCGCCGGCAAGAGCGCGCTGATCGAGGAGGCCGCGCGCCAGACGCTGGAGATGCAGCGCGCCTACCAGCAGCGGCGCGATATCTGGCAGACCAGCGGCGACCGGATCATCGCCGGCATGAGCATCATCGGGCAGTGGGAGCAGCGCGCCGAGGCGCTCTGCAGCGAGTTAGAGGCCCGAAATGACGTGCTCGCCGTCGATGATTTGCTCGGGCTTGTGCGCGCGGGCCGAACCTATCAGGGCGATTCGAGCGTCGCGCGCTTTATCGAACCGTATCTGGAGCAGGGGCGCTTTAGCGTGATCGCCGAGGCGACCGAGGCGACCTTTGAGGCGGCGCGCGGCGAGGCCGCGGGCTTCGTCGATCGCTTCCGTCGGATTCAGGTGCCCGCGCTCGAGGCCGACCCGACCATCACCATCCTCAACGAATTGGTGCGCGCGCTTGAGGCCCAGCAGCGGGTGCGATTTACCCCGGACGCGGTTGAGTCGATAGTGCGGCTCTCGGCGCGTTATTTTCGCCAGGAGGCATTCCCCGGCAAGGCGATTCGCCTGGCGCGCCAGTGTTTCTCGGCCGGCGTGCGAAAACTCAGCGATGCCTCCGAATACGAGGTGCGCATCGACCCGCAATGGGTCGCCGAGGTGGTGCATCGCCAGACCGGTTTGCCCATGCGATTGCTCGTGCCAGGCCAGGGGCGTGAGCCGGCCGAGGTGGAGCGCGCGTTCGTCAGTCGGGTATTCGACCAGCCCCAGGCGACCGAGGTGCTGAGCGCGTTGATCGTGGCGACCGAGCAGGGCTTATGCGACCCCAAACGCCCGCTCGGCAGCTTCTTGCTCATCGGCCCCAGCGGCGTCGGTAAGACCGAGACGGCCAAGGCCCTGGCCGAAGATCTCTTCGGCGGGCGCGACCGCCTGGTGCGCTTTGATATGAGTGAGTTCAGCGAGGCGTCGGCCAGCACGCGGCTGATCGGCACGACCCATGAGCCCGATGGTGAGTTGACCGGCCGGGTGCGCATTCAGCCCTTTTGCGTGCTGCTCTTCGACGAGATCGAAAAGTCTCACCCGATGGCGCTCGACCTATTGTTGCAACTTCTGGGCGACGGTCGCCTGAGCGACGCGGCGGGGCGAACCGTCGACTTCTCCAACACCGTGGTGTTGATGACCTCGAACCTCGGCGCGGGCTCCGAAGACCGCTGGCTTGGGTTTAGCCCGACCTCTGAGAAGGATCGCCAATTACATTATCGCCGGGCGGCCCAGCAGTTTTTTCGCCCGGAGCTATTCAATCGCATCGACCGGGTGATTCCCTATCAGCCGCTGTCGGCGCGCACGCTTAAGCGCATCGCGCAGCGCACGCTGCGCGAGCTGTTGGAGCGCCGCGGGCTTCGGCAGGGGCGGGTGATGGTCGACGTGGACCGGCGCCTCGTCGAGCATCTGGTGGGCGATACCGTCGACCGGCGCTACGGCGCGCGCACGCTCTCGCATCGCATCGAGCAACGCCTCATCACGCCCCTGGCGCGCATGCTCGCCGGGCATGACCCGAATAAGAAGGGCCTGACTCGCGCGCTGCTCGGTGTGGACGGGGTCGGCGAATTGGACCTGAAATTATTGCAATTAAACGAAGCCGCGCGGGTCGAACTTCGGCCCGTTGGCGTCGAGTTATTCGTCGATCATAGCGACGGCGACTCACTCGAAGGCGCAGCCGATCGCCTGCAAACGCGCCTGGAATACCTGATCCAGGGACTTGAGGCGCTGGAGGCCAGCCCGCAACGCGCGCAGGTTGACCGTGATTATGTCGAGGCGCTCAATGAGCTCAACGCGCGTGCGGCTAACGGCGCCCAGCTTGGCGACGAGCCGCTCGCCCACGAGATCGCCGAGCGCGTGCGCCAGCGCGAGATCTTCCGCCAGCGCCTGCGCGAGCTTCGCCAGCGCATCGAGGGGCTGGTGGACCCGGAGCAAACCGGCGCCTGGGAGATGCCCGATCTCGAGAGCTTCGATAAGCCCCGATTGCACCGGTGGAATGAGTTGGTCGACCAGATTTTTGGAGAGCTGAGTTGGTCGCGCACGCAGGCGCTCTCGCTGGCCGCCGCTCCCGCCGACCAGGCCACGCTGATCGTCGAGGGATTGTCGGGCAACACCGCCGATATCCTCGCCCATTGGCAGCGGTGGATGCGCGCGCTGGCGCAGGGGCTAAATATCAATATGGCCGAAGCCGCCTGGACGAGCGATGGGTGGAAGGAGGCCGGCGCCGACCTCGCGCAGGTCTCCGCGCTGGCATTTTCGGCCGAGCACCCGGGCATCCGCGCCGCGTTTGAGGCGCTCGCCGGCTATATGTGGGCGCCGATGCCGGCCTCGCACGGCCATCATGGCTTGGCGCTCTTGAGCGCCGAATCTGCAGGCAGTTCCGAGAACTCGCTGCTGCTTCGGCACCTCGAGGCGCGCGAGGATTCCGCGACGCCTGGCGAGCGTTTTGATGTCGAATTTGTCCTTGAAAATAGCCAGCTTAGCCAACCTCGGCTCGCCACGCGGCGCGCCTTGCCGCCGGCGCGCGCGAACGCGTCGGATTTCGCGAAGCGCCTGGTTTTTGAGCGCCTCGCCCTGAACTTTGAGAACGCCTCGCTGGAGTCCGAATGA